A window of the Trichoderma asperellum chromosome 4, complete sequence genome harbors these coding sequences:
- a CDS encoding uncharacterized protein (TransMembrane:13 (o14-33i40-60o66-82i89-109o121-139i151-173o202-223i235-255o287-306i364-382o388-406i418-436o442-458i)) yields the protein MEWLQEHIPHPKSIMRYVLTLLPLPLWLITYRLPWLLRDAIAGLAVGLVMIPQSIVYAQFANVTTAHGLYTSFAGLLLYFFLGTSKNIAVSATAIGSLLMGHSTHVVLSKLGVGMYSTEEVAHGITIFAGCICFVVGALKLSRLVGLVPPVAVNAFTTATCIKVMMTQLPVLFGLRGVSTRGPPYVTIIGTFRYISHMRIDAAFGISTIVVLVAFGRLCAIMAKRQTTKKQFWDCFASFRLPITVGLSTIISYIINHSHDPSTSPFSLVGYIEPGLQRVQIPRWPEVGLITALLPKIPAIIIIMLVGQTALVKRSPVSNGYQVDPSKEIIALGAANMLTPFAGGYLCTSSFGASTILSKAGSRSPLACAFAALTIYLALTYAVRALSYIPNASLAGIIVHSMYHGITGAKTLRRYWQAMPFELLIWILSVVIGLMYSLEWSIYLATILMSLLVFMRLSKTSRQASNAIGERCSERMYTEIAFSPDGQIRTPYPGVFVFYLKDSLFYFNESDYFGNLLRHIQSNVQCPVKLGIRKTRAQQWLESILNIPENPDPESLPRIRSIILDFQRVGFVDSAAIEGLIKLRERVNQYTEPDKAEWYFANVHDRWTRWALKSVKFGNETYHRDLLDAVDVATKNAREKDLELVV from the exons ATGGAGTGGCTCCAGGAGCACATACCGCATCCGAAAAGCATTATGCGTTACGTCTTGACGCTTCTACCGCTGCCTCTTTGGCTCATCACTTACCGCCTACCTTGGCTTCTTCGAGATGCTATTGCTGGACTGGCAGTCGGCTTAGTCATGATACCACAGTCGATTGTGTATGCACAGTTCGCCAATGTGACAACCGCTCATGGTCTATACACGTCGTTCGCTGGCTTGCTGTTGTATTTTTTCCTGGGTACTTCAAAGAACATCGCCGTCTCGGCCACTGCCATCGGCTCTTTACTTATGGGACATAGCACTCACGTTGTGCTATCAAAACTTGGGGTCGGAATGTACAGCACCGAAGAAGTCGCGCATGGCATAACCATTTTTGCTGGCTGTATTTGTTTTGTGGTTGGGGCACTGAAGCTTAGCCGGTTGGTTGGTCTCGTCCCCCCAGTAGCTGTCAATGCATTTACTACAGCCACATGCATCAAAGTGATGATGACGCAGCTTCCGGTTTTGTTTGGCTTGCGCGGTGTAAGTACACGAGGTCCGCCCTACGTTACCATCATAGGAACTTTTCGATATATTTCCCATATGAGGATCGACGCTGCATTCGGCATTTCCACCATTGTCGTCCTCGTTGCTTTTGGACGTTTGTGTGCCATAATGGCAAAACGTCAGACAACTAAAAAGCAATTCTGGGATTGTTTCGCGTCGTTTCGCCTGCCGATCACTGTTGGGTTGtccaccatcatcagctACATTATCAACCATAGCCACGATCCTAGTACCTCTCCTTTCAGTCTCGTAGGTTACATTGAGCCTG GCCTACAAAGAGTCCAGATTCCCCGTTGGCCAGAGGTGGGGTTGATCACAGCTTTGTTGCCGAAGATTCCagcaatcatcatcatcatgttgGTTGGGCAAACAGCTCTTGTCAAGCGAAGCCCGGTATCAAACGGTTACCAAGTGGATCCGTCAAAGGAAATCATAGCCCTCGGAGCCGCCAATATGCTCACTCCTTTTGCTGGAGGATATCTTTGCACAAGTTCATTTGGTGCGTCTACAATACTTTCAAAGGCGGGTAGTCGATCACCACTGGCATGCGCATTTGCTGCTCTGACCATCTACCTGGCGCTCACCTATGCTGTTCGCGCACTTTCATACATTCCCAACGCTTCGCTAGCTGGTATTATCGTCCATTCAATGTACCACGGTATCACTGGTGCAAAGACTCTCCGACGATATTGGCAAGCAATGCCTTTTGAGTTGCTCATATGGATACTCTCTGTGGTAATAGGTTTGATGTACTCGCTGGAATGGTCAATCTACCTGGCAACTATTTTAATGTCGTTATTGGTGTTCATGCGACTGAGCAAAACGTCTCGCCAGGCCTCCAATGCAATTGGTGAACGATGCTCTGAAAGAATGTACACAGAAATTGCTTTCAGCCCCGACGGTCAAATTAGGACGCCATATCCCGGCGTCTTTGTATTTTACTTGAAAGACAGTTTATTCTATTTCAATGAGTCAGACTATTTCGGCAATTTGCTTCGTCATATCCAAAGCAATGTTCAATGTCCAGTGAAGCTTGGAATCAGAAAAACACGGGCGCAACAATGGCTTGAATCGATACTGAATATCCCTGAAAACCCAGATCCAGAGTCGCTACCTCGCATTCGGTCCATTATTTTAGATTTCCAGCGAGTAGGCTTTGTCGATTCGGCGGCTATTGAGGGGCTAATTAAGCTACGTGAGAGGGTCAATCAATATACTGAGCCAGACAAGGCAGAGTGGTATTTTGCAAATGTACATGATCGCTGGACAAGATGGGCATTGAAATCAGTGAAATTTGGAAACGAGACTTATCATAGAGACTTGCTAGATGCTGTGGATGTGGCGACGAAGAATGCGCGAGAGAAGGATCTAGAATTGGTCGTCTGA
- the PSF2 gene encoding DNA replication protein psf2 (BUSCO:EOG092D3X2Q), protein MALPLPQGLVPSEVAFLCEMELVTVVPRQRLESIELLSGSTPRLRPPHRADLPFWLAILLKKQRRANIVPPAWLHPDSLREIVTYETAIDVKDWAPPPPPPVRADGRGNSTRLNPYEDGVILSPPFLPSCTAAAPAGALPYHWFELAEMLLAHASDDIPSASEVRSLLRDLQEARAAKMRSKVTHPESHGEGVTSLRGVGAMELAESRGFVTGVAEGIRKIGASAETMRREEEEENGQDMDDDLSDDDMGL, encoded by the exons ATGGCCTTGCCTCTGCCCCAAGGCCTGGTGCCTTCAGAGGTGGCGTTTTTGTGCGAAATGGAGCTCGTCACCGTCGTTCCACGCCAGCGGCTTGAGAGCATTGAGCTCCTCTCG GGCTCAACTCCCAGACTCCGTCCGCCTCACAGAGCCGATCTGCCGTTCTGGCTCGCCATTCTTCTCAAAAAACAACGACGCGCCAACATCGTGCCTCCCGCATGGCTCCATCCCGACTCCCTACGCGAAATCGTCACCTATGAAACTGCTATAGACGTCAAGGATtgggctcctcctccacctcctcctgTTCGAGCCGATGGTAGAGGCAATTCTACAAGACTTAACCCCTACGAAGATGGCGTGATATTGTCACCGCCGTTTCTGCCGTCCTGTACCGCTGCAGCCCCAGCTGGCGCGCTGCCCTACCATTGGTTCGAATTGGCCGAGATGCTCCTCGCACATGCTAGTGATGATATTCCATCAGCATCTGAAGTTCGCTCCCTCTTACGAGATCTACAAGAAGCCCGAGCCGCGAAGATGAGATCTAAAGTCACGCACCCTGAGAGCCACGGCGAAGGCGTCACGAGTCTCCGAGGTGTCGGGGCCATGGAGTTGGCTGAGAGCAGAGGGTTTGTCACAGGAGTGGCCGAGGGCATTCGGAAAATTGGTGCAAGTGCTGAAACCATGCGtcgtgaagaagaagaggagaatggcCAGGATATGGATGACGATCTAAGCGACGACGACATGGGACTTTAA
- a CDS encoding uncharacterized protein (EggNog:ENOG41~SECRETED:SignalP(1-19)), protein MFFLGNLVYVLCLFTNALAILSDDRFLARIGLSPTTYDPAFGPGADSNSVKAKLVALIASVRMVMRPPLIIVNTLIILYELVLG, encoded by the exons ATGTTCTTCCTAGGCAATCTCGTCTACGTCCTCTGCCTCTTTACAAATGCCCTCGCCATTCTCTCTGACGACCGCTTCCTCGCACGCATCGGCCTCTCACCAACTACCTACGATCCCGCCTTCGGTCCCGGCGCCGACTCAAACAGCGTCAAGGCCAAACTCGTTGCTCTGATTGCTAGTGTACGCATGGTTATGCGAC CGCCGCTGATTATAGTCAATACgctcatcatcctctacGAGCTGGTCCTAGGCTAG
- a CDS encoding uncharacterized protein (EggNog:ENOG41) translates to MGSFLCCETNILHLRARENTTQKSMLSLANATAPNTGKKRQLCLEQGPLGACVDSKRRRCETSDKLAKSIAVPAAALSALEMSEVSSAREQLSEEELYRGRKRWRAGSEPLDWDNVKWCLGDSMVASFEDNPEKLGAESTMKASTSDP, encoded by the coding sequence ATGGGAAGTTTTTTATGCTGCGAAACTAATATCTTGCATCTTAGAGCGAGAGAAAATACGACTCAAAAAAGTATGCTCAGCCTCGCCAACGCTACTGCGCCGAATACcggcaagaagaggcagctGTGTTTGGAACAGGGACCACTTGGCGCCTGCGTCGATTCTAAAAGGCGTCGATGTGAAACCAGCGACAAACTCGCAAAGTCTATCGCAGTTCCGGCAGCCGCATTATCCGCCTTGGAAATGTCGGAAGTTTCAAGCGCTAGAGAGCAGCTTTCTGAGGAAGAGCTATACCGGGGCCGCAAAAGATGGAGAGCAGGTAGTGAGCCGCTTGATTGGGATAACGTGAAGTGGTGCCTGGGTGATAGCATGGTCGCGAGCTTTGAGGACAACCCCGAGAAACTCGGAGCTGAATCTACGATGAAAGCATCGACTTCGGATCCATAA
- a CDS encoding uncharacterized protein (MEROPS:MER0032443~SECRETED:SignalP(1-20)), whose product MKFLLESLLTAFVLVVLVSGHVVNDTVAGHVIVEEPAKYLLQLSPDTQQWVTEEEKWEFIRDGKTFMDITDSQNLDSAMVLAQQPFPIRYPEHCVRQEQVQRLVGNLSKIYMRNNLVKLTSFHTRHYDSDHGRQSSRWVLEKLNDMIKEAGANGTVTAEAFVHPWPQSSTIVKIPGLTNNTVIISAHQDSMNKYLHKASEIAAPGADSGGSGTVTIMEVFRLLLKDKDVVNGLTQNTVEFHWYSAELAGLLGSRAIIRSYVKNGREVKALIHQDKVGSIQGTLEAKKNESIGVITDFTDLGLTNFIKKVIDTVPLSQVYHNFTSFLTIYL is encoded by the exons ATGAAGTTCTTACTAGAGTCTCTTTTGACTGCCTTTGTGCTAGTCGTCCTTGTTAGTGGTCACGTTGTCAATGACACCGTTGCTGGCCACGTTATCGTCGAAGAGCCGGCCAAATATCTCCTCCAACTGAGCCCTGATACGCAACAATGGGttacagaagaagaaaaatgggAGTTTATACGT GATGGGAAAACATTCATGGATATTACTGACTCACAAAATCTGGACTCTGCAATGGTCCTGGCCCAACAGCCATTTCCCATCAGATACCCTGAACATTGTGTGAGGCAGGAGCAGGTTCAGAGGCTGGTTGGCAATCTCTCCAAGATTTACATGAGGAACAACCTCGTGAAGTTGACATCGTTCCACACTCGCCATTACGACTCTGATCACGGCCGACAGTCGTCTAGATGGGTTCTTGAAAAGCTCAATGACATGATCAAGGAGGCTGGCGCGAATGGCACTGTGACTGCCGAAGCCTTTGTTCATCCGTGGCCGCAGAGCTCGACCATTGTCAAGATTCCTGGCTTGACAAACAATACCGTCATCATCAGCGCCCACCAAGACTCTATGAACAAGTATCTTCATAAGGCTTCGGAAATAGCCGCTCCTGGTGCTGATAGTGGCGGTAGCGGTACGGTTACCATCATGGAGGTCTTCCGACTATTGCTTAAAGACAAAGACGTCGTCAACGGCCTCACACAAAACACGGTGGAATTCCATTGGTATAGCGCAGAGTTGGCTGGTCTTTTGGGCAGCCGGGCAATCATCCGCTCGTACGTGAAAAATGGTCGCGAAGTCAAAGCCCTGATACACCAAGACAAGGTGGGCTCCATTCAAGGAACGTTGGAAGCTAAGAAGAATGAGTCAATTGGTGTCATAACCGATTTCACCGATCTTGGCCTCACAAACTTCATCAAGAAAGTTATTGATACGGTACCACTTTCCCAAGTCTATCATAACTTCACTTCGTTTCTAACTATTTATCTTTAG
- a CDS encoding uncharacterized protein (EggNog:ENOG41) yields the protein MAIYSAVPPPPESPPHNQATASNIFPATAAPNSAIDIEAWTISALQSLSVSPIARGTGSPLTIPLDALTAPSKRSISRQQVTIVASSAEAALVTPLRRPPSARDSQKRREAILKGKEGSRQRRRWDNDRLVDVPNVQPPEPIDWEVHPTHPIHRVPYQLAQFWDHGVRQRIQDKTAKLQAARKKQQLKAGSATGLGVGEVPRDLRESTKRSPVIRTWVKALEEPVRQYMINERQRRRPGDQTDDIHDEDVDSAAEEMDSDDEEIVFVGRNGRMRDMQQKRAAAAAAQYRMAHREVSQETVDSGLLFDSFGDDETAAFKRWLTHAIADYYGLTSRSVTSANSQRVVYVGLKQAPRLQKMAPPLPQLPRPLWEIC from the exons atggccataTACAGCGCTGTCCCGCCGCCTCCTGAATCGCCGCCTCACAACCAGGCCACAGCAAGCAACATCTTCCCTGCCACTGCAGCGCCCAACTCAGCCATCGACATCGAAGCCTGGACCATCTCCGCGCTCCAATCGCTCAGCGTCTCGCCCATCGCTCGCGGCACCGGATCCCCTCTGACGATTCCCCTCGATGCCCTCACCGCACCCTCCAAGCGCTCAATCAGCCGCCAGCAGGTCACGATAGTGGCTTCTTCGGCGGAGGCTGCCCTTGTAACTCCTCTCCGTCGACCGCCCTCTGCCCGAGACAGCCAGAAGCGCAGGGAAGCCATCctcaaaggcaaagaaggtaGCCGGCAGCGTCGGCGATGGGACAACG ATCGTCTCGTAGACGTCCCCAACGTCCAGCCGCCCGAGCCCATCGACTGGGAAGTCCATCCCACGCATCCCATCCACCGAGTCCCCTATCAGCTCGCTCAGTTCTGGGACCACGGCGTCCGTCAGCGCATCCAGGACAAGACAGCCAAGCTTCAGGCTGCTCGCAAGAAGCAGCAACTCAAAGCCGGCAGCGCAACTGGCCTCGGCGTAGGGGAAGTCCCGCGAGACCTGCGAGAGTCGACCAAGCGCAGTCCGGTAATTCGAACGTGGGTCAAGGCGCTCGAGGAGCCGGTGCGGCAGTACATGATCAACGAGCGTCAGAGGCGAAGGCCTGGGGATCAGACTGACGATATCCACGATGAGGACGTGGACAGCGCGGCGGAAGAGATGGActctgatgatgaggagattGTTTTCGTGGGCCGAAACGGCAGGATGAGAGACATGCAGCAGAAGAGggccgctgcagctgcggcacAGTACAGGATGGCGCACCGTGAAGTGTCACAAGAAACTGTTGACTCGGGACTTCTCTTTGATTCATTTGGCGACGATGAGACCGCCGCTTTCAA GCGATGGCTTACGCATGCCATTGCAGATTACTATGGCCTCACATCTAGATCAGTTACCTCGGCCAACTCCCAAAGAGTTGTGTATGTTGGCCTAAAGCAAGCACCACGTTTGCAGAAAAtggctcctcctctcccacaGCTGCCACGACCCCTGTGGGAGATTTGCTAA
- a CDS encoding uncharacterized protein (TransMembrane:1 (o124-147i)~EggNog:ENOG41) — protein MESGESQVVAESPEQLIPADPNDIQESEKDRRLQALFEACKSNGHLRAFLEAYKDDEDLWNLLRAVHSNEAVRALMKAYRDNKHIRTIVRHHPASEPIDDYITEFETRCNLFARFQECTDACNFLAWEFTLNATVFAIVMVAPIAILQRALSDQQHRDAWLINYFGMTENRAADVVKRYRPGWHVTTKWILDGAFRRPINVRSQNGNSVESKKCQLRDDSSCIFTGMCDPAESYIFPCNRNSRDFHHLLSLLLTFWGESSGMRSYLMEFDDTYFPKRVENMLCLNRQLQHWWYDGRFALKPLRKEGDKIIVQWHWLKDSFLCPMQPIRMTDDMSSLVDPHGWGDDIEESFAQHKSGRKIETGHIFAIGGGNPDHLPAFELLELQWYLVRVAAISGAHGPWTKGI, from the exons ATGGAATCTGGCGAATCGCAGGTTGTTGCGGAGTCTCCCGAACAACTCATTCCAGCGGACCCAAATGATATCCAAGAATCCGAAAAAGATAGAAGGTTACAAGCCCTCTTCGAAGCCTGCAAAAGCAATGGTCATCTCCGGGCCTTTCTTGAAGCATAcaaagacgacgaggatcTGTGGAACTTGCTTAGAGCAGTCCACAGCAATGAAGCCGTCCGGGCCTTGATGAAAGCATACCGAGATAACAAACATATCCGAACCATCGTCCGCCACCACCCAGCAAGCGAACCGATAGACGACTACATCACAGAGTTTGAAACTCGCTGCAACCTTTTTGCGAGATTTCAGGAGTGCACCGATGCATGCAATTTCTTGGCCTGGGAATTCACCCTCAATGCGACCGTGTTCGCAATAGTGATGGTCGCGCCTATTGCTATCCTCCAAAGAGCCCTCAGCGATCAACAGCATCGCGATGCATGGCTGATTAATTATTTTGGAATGACCGAGAACCGTGCGGCTGATGTGGTCAAGCGTTATAGACCAGGCTGGCACGTTACAACTAAATGGATATTAGATGGTGCGTTTCGGAGGCCCATAAATGTTCGTTCTCAAAATGGAAATTCTGTCGAGTCGAAAAAG TGCCAACTTCGCGATGATTCTTCCTGTATTTTTACTGGCATGTGCGATCCAGCAGAGTCATATATATTCCCCTGCAACCGCAACTCACGGGATTTCCACCACTTATTATCGCTACTTCTGACTTTTTGGGGTGAAAGTAGCGGAATGCGATCGTATTTGATGGAGTTTGACGATACCTACTTTCCTAAACGTGTGGAGAACATGCTCTGTCTAAATCGACAGCTACAACATTGGTGGTACGATGGGAGATTCGCCCTGAAGCCTCTACGAAAAGAAGGGGATAAGATTATAGTGCAATGGCATTGGCTAAAAGATAGCTTTCTTTGCCCTATGCAGCCAATAAGGATGACAGACGACATGTCGAGTCTTGTCGATCCCCATGGCTGGGGTGATGACATTGAAGAATCTTTTGCTCAGCATAAGTCTGGCAGAAAGATTGAAACTGGTCATATTTTTGCTATTGGAGGCGGAAACCCGGATCATTTACCCGCCTTTGAACTGTTAGAGCTCCAGTGGTATCTCGTAAGAGTGGCAGCTATATCTGGAGCTCACGGACCTTGGACGAAAGGTATCTGA
- a CDS encoding uncharacterized protein (TransMembrane:11 (i44-63o94-112i124-142o148-166i173-193o205-228i249-270o308-329i341-359o371-389i410-432o)~CAZy:GT22~BUSCO:EOG092D18W8) — protein sequence MVPKAASKVAPRKADIKGDASSYEHPASSHAKKKRPSAYAMQPISAFYLFFAAGMIAALFAPIQDCDETFNYWEPTHYLSHGYGLQTWEYSPDYAIRSWLYVALHAVVGNVRRILPQSTKVSEFYFVRYGLALVCAICQTIMFQAVSIALNARIGLFFLAITIISPGNFHASAAFLPSSFAMYMGMLGAASFMNWRGGLKTWQGITWFAVAGILGWPFAAALCVPYVLEELILVVFSDRDSLIEALIRFVRGVIASLIVLFFDFAVNLFFYKKPVVVSWNIVKYNIFSKTGGPDLYGTEPWTFYFKNLALNFNIWFILALLVLPLFLLQKAFSASSQRLSSGLRTVIFITPFYMWLGIFTAQPHKEERFMYPAYPFLALNAALSLHIILSAIGNSNPKTLIGKIPGRLKLLAVGLVLFLSLDIAIARIYGIYSAYSAPLKVYSPLWGDEGGNTYGAEEDNVCFGKEWYRFPTSYFLPRNMHAKFLRSDFRGLLPGEFSEAQTGFGFWSGTWLPTSGLNDRNEEDLGKYVEPRMCSFLVDTQYPARKAPLSRREPDYIADKQHWEPLKCVDFLDAANTHILARTLWLPDIAAIPEKYQRKWGRHCLLQRKRSGRNAGVWVDPGQMMMG from the exons ATGGTGCCCAAGGCGGCATCCAAGGTCGCGCCCCGGAAGGCCGATATCAAGGGAGATGCCTCATCTTATGAACATCCCGCCTCCAGCCACGCCAAGAAAAA ACGGCCGAGCGCATATGCCATGCAGCCCATCTCTGCGTTCTATCTCTTTTTCGCTGCCGGCATGATTGCTGCTCTGTTTGCCCCAATCCAGGACTGCGACGAGACCTTCAACTACTGGGAGCCGACCCATTACCTCTCCCATGGCTATGGCCTCCAGACCTGGGAGTATTCTCCCGATTATGCCATTCGCAGCTGGCTTTACGTTGCGCTTCACGCTGTCGTGGGCAACGTGCGCAGGATACTGCCCCAGTCCACCAAG GTTTCTGAATTCTACTTCGTCCGCTACGGCTTGGCCCTTGTATGTGCCATTTGTCAAACCATCATGTTCCAAGCTGTGAGCATAGCACTCAACGCTAGGAtcggccttttttttctcgccatcaccatcataAGCCCTGGTAATTTCCATGCAAGCGCCGCCTTCTTGCCCTCCAGCTTTGCCATGTACATGGGGATGCTTGGCGCTGCATCTTTCATGAACTGGCGGGGCGGGTTGAAGACCTGGCAAGGAATCACATGGTTTGCTGTGGCTGGCATTCTTGGCTGGCCTTTTGCCGCCGCGCTTTGTGTGCCATATGTCCTCGAGGAACTAATTCTAGTCGTGTTCAGCGACAGGGACTCTCTGATCGAAGCTTTGATACGATTTGTTCGCGGTGTCATCGCCTCTCTCATCGTCTTG TTTTTTGACTTTGCGGTCAACTTGTTCTTTTACAAGAAACCTGTAGTAGTCTCTTGGAACATTGTCAAATACAACATTTTCTCGAAAACTGGTGGCCCTGATCTCTATGGAACAGAGCCATGGACGTTCTATTTTAAGAACTTGGCGTTGAACTTCAACATCTGGTTCATTCTCGCCCTGTTGGTACTGCCGCTATTCTTGCTGCAGAAGGCATTTTCAGCTTCGTCACAACGCTTATCTAGCGGCCTACGAACAGTCATATTCATTACACCGTTTTACATGTGGCTAGGAATCTTCACCGCACAGCCGCACAAAGAAGAGCGATTCATGTACCCCGCGTACCCCTTTCTGGCCCTCAACGCCGCATTATCACTGCACATCATCCTGTCCGCTATTGGCAACTCAAACCCAAAGACATTGATTGGAAAAATTCCCGGTCGTCTTAAGCTGCTTGCTGTCGGCCTTGTGCTCTTTCTCTCACTTGATATTGCCATTGCTCGCATCTACGGCATCTACTCTGCGTATTCCGCTCCACTGAAAGTGTATTCTCCACTATGGGGTGATGAAGGAGGAAACACATACGGAGCTGAGGAGGATAACGTATGCTTTGGGAAGGAATGGTATCGCTTCCCAACCTCGTACTTTCTCCCACGCAACATGCACGCGAAATTCCTGCGCTCCGATTTCCGCGGCTTGTTGCCAGGTGAATTTTCTGAGGCCCAAACCGGCTTCGGATTCTGGAGCGGCACCTGGCTCCCTACCAGCGGTCTGAATGACCGCAACGAAGAAGATTTGGGCAAGTACGTCGAGCCTCGAATGTGCTCGTTCTTGGTCGACACCCAGTATCCTGCAAGGAAAGCCCCGCTTTCGCGTAGGGAACCGGACTACATTGCAGATAAGCAGCACTGGGAGCCTCTCAAATGTGTCGACTTTCTCGATGCTGCCAACACGCACATCTTGGCTCGCACGTTGTGGCTTCCTGATATCGCTGCTATTCCTGAAAAGTATCAGCGCAAATGGGGACGTCACTGCCTCCTTCAGCGCAAGCGAAGCGGTCGCAATGCCGGCGTGTGGGTAGATCCTGgccagatgatgatgggctag